The following proteins come from a genomic window of Priestia filamentosa:
- a CDS encoding sensor histidine kinase: MWLINQIREKMIRKWVALNIGVTGLVIGIIGFSVKELACRKFNEYASSSLHAQQFRKSIGEDLFNAGLLTLILAVLIHLFFAKKILNPLNQLSHTTKELDETIDSPFPTHLKDEIGQIANRLNEITNQVSHLHKQKNQMMVDLGHELRTPLTTLTGYLEGLEEGVFVPNEQVYSILKKECFQLTHLVNKIQELHQWESGRKSLDRYWIESGRALQSSIEPFQNEMNKRDIERVIQVESATLYCDSNALHTVVSHIFDNVVRYNIGKKVIVKGKSYRDNYVISISNQGMPIPKEAEKQLFDHFFRVENSRNRETGGFGLGLSIAKEIVHQLGGEIGFYSRSGFHTFWFTIPIEKEGH, translated from the coding sequence TTGTGGCTTATTAATCAGATTCGAGAAAAGATGATTCGAAAGTGGGTTGCTTTAAATATAGGAGTAACAGGATTGGTCATTGGAATCATTGGTTTTTCTGTTAAAGAACTAGCATGTCGTAAATTTAATGAATATGCTAGTTCAAGTCTTCATGCTCAACAATTTCGAAAAAGTATAGGAGAGGATCTTTTTAACGCTGGTTTGCTAACTTTAATTTTAGCTGTACTCATTCATTTATTTTTTGCCAAAAAGATTCTTAATCCTCTCAATCAACTATCACATACTACAAAGGAATTGGATGAAACGATAGATTCTCCTTTTCCTACTCATTTAAAAGATGAAATAGGACAGATAGCGAACAGACTAAACGAAATAACCAATCAAGTAAGTCATTTGCATAAACAGAAAAATCAAATGATGGTTGATCTTGGTCATGAGTTACGAACGCCGCTCACAACCCTAACAGGCTATCTCGAAGGCCTTGAAGAAGGCGTTTTTGTACCAAATGAACAAGTTTATTCTATTTTAAAGAAGGAATGCTTTCAGTTAACACACCTTGTGAATAAAATACAAGAACTGCATCAGTGGGAAAGTGGTCGGAAGAGCCTAGATCGTTATTGGATTGAGTCAGGAAGAGCCCTTCAATCAAGTATAGAGCCATTTCAAAATGAAATGAATAAAAGGGATATTGAACGCGTAATACAAGTGGAATCAGCTACTTTATACTGTGATTCAAATGCGTTACATACTGTAGTCTCACATATATTTGATAATGTTGTAAGATATAATATTGGAAAAAAGGTGATTGTAAAGGGAAAATCTTATCGAGACAATTATGTTATTTCAATCTCAAATCAAGGAATGCCTATTCCAAAAGAAGCTGAAAAGCAATTATTTGATCATTTTTTTAGAGTAGAAAATTCGAGAAATCGAGAAACAGGCGGATTTGGGCTTGGGCTATCTATTGCAAAAGAAATTGTTCATCAGCTAGGTGGAGAGATAGGGTTTTATAGTAGAAGTGGTTTTCATACTTTTTGGTTCACTATTCCAATTGAAAAAGAAGGACATTAA
- a CDS encoding non-oxidative hydroxyarylic acid decarboxylases subunit D: MKCPRCDSEKVSLLTKAPVDDAWEVYICDTCTLSWRNTESDNITDPEKYDKRFKLNPAEFKELDQIPPIPELKK; this comes from the coding sequence ATGAAATGTCCAAGATGTGATTCTGAAAAAGTAAGTTTATTAACTAAAGCCCCTGTTGATGATGCTTGGGAAGTATATATTTGTGACACTTGTACTTTGTCATGGAGAAATACGGAAAGTGATAACATCACTGATCCAGAAAAATATGATAAACGTTTCAAACTGAATCCTGCTGAATTCAAAGAATTGGATCAAATTCCTCCAATTCCTGAGTTGAAAAAATAA
- a CDS encoding gamma-glutamyl-gamma-aminobutyrate hydrolase family protein, translated as MRKSRPVIGISSSVTIHNGLPSVHLHQKYVDAVIEAGGLPIIIPVGDKEMEEEWASLCDGILLSGGEDVDPQSYDHEPDPELGKVNENRDKTEMGLIEYARKEKKPILAICRGIAVLNAALGGDIIQDIEKNNEEAIKHYQEAARPQATHEIEVEEGSRLYKIMENNSKVRVNSMHHQAIGEVASNLKVVARASDGVIEGVEGKEQDPLLLGVQWHPEEMASENQLMANLFEELVNECRKKNKVEA; from the coding sequence ATGAGGAAATCTAGACCTGTTATTGGTATTTCAAGTTCGGTTACAATTCATAATGGTCTTCCAAGTGTTCATTTGCATCAGAAATATGTGGATGCAGTTATTGAGGCAGGGGGCCTTCCGATAATCATTCCGGTGGGAGACAAGGAAATGGAGGAAGAATGGGCTTCATTGTGTGATGGTATTCTTCTTAGTGGAGGAGAAGACGTTGATCCTCAATCATACGATCATGAACCTGATCCGGAGCTTGGAAAAGTCAATGAAAATCGGGATAAAACAGAGATGGGTCTAATAGAGTATGCACGCAAAGAAAAGAAACCAATCCTTGCGATTTGCAGAGGGATAGCGGTGCTTAATGCGGCATTAGGCGGTGATATTATTCAAGATATTGAAAAGAATAATGAAGAGGCGATCAAACATTATCAAGAAGCCGCAAGACCGCAAGCTACCCATGAAATAGAAGTTGAAGAAGGAAGTAGACTGTATAAAATCATGGAGAACAATTCTAAAGTTCGGGTAAATAGTATGCATCATCAGGCAATTGGCGAGGTAGCCTCAAATTTAAAAGTTGTTGCTCGTGCTTCTGACGGTGTGATTGAGGGAGTCGAAGGGAAAGAACAAGATCCACTTCTCCTAGGGGTACAATGGCATCCGGAAGAGATGGCAAGTGAAAATCAGCTTATGGCTAATTTATTTGAAGAGCTTGTGAATGAATGCAGAAAAAAGAATAAAGTAGAAGCTTAA
- a CDS encoding Gfo/Idh/MocA family protein codes for MNLGIVGAGKIVEDLLSFIHDIPTITLKAISSKPSHGEKLLSFQKKYGFTHTYSDYGTMLENDDVDTIYIGLPNHLHYSYAKEALLNGKHVICEKPFTSTLQEFLELKEISQQKELVLVEAITNQYMKNYLSMKNYLPKLGDIKIVECNYSQYSSRYEAFKAGEIHPAFNPEMSGGALMDINLYNIHLVVGFFGSPKKVEYWANIEREIDTSGILLMDYGNFKCVCIGSKDSTAPNAMNIQGNKGYIHMANSANNIQCFDYSLNKQAPIQVDLSDHWHRMYDEFVEFERIIKERDLEKVTNMLEHSEKVMNVLEQAKRSANLVFSSNK; via the coding sequence ATGAATTTAGGGATTGTTGGGGCTGGAAAGATTGTTGAGGATTTATTGAGCTTTATTCATGACATCCCTACGATTACGTTAAAGGCAATCAGTTCAAAACCTAGTCATGGAGAAAAATTGCTGTCTTTTCAAAAGAAATATGGATTCACCCATACTTATTCTGATTATGGTACAATGCTTGAAAATGATGATGTAGATACAATTTACATTGGGCTTCCCAATCACCTTCATTATTCATACGCCAAAGAAGCTTTATTAAACGGAAAGCATGTGATTTGTGAAAAACCATTCACTTCTACTCTACAAGAATTTCTTGAACTGAAAGAGATTTCTCAGCAAAAAGAATTGGTTTTAGTGGAAGCTATTACAAATCAATATATGAAAAACTATTTATCTATGAAAAATTACTTACCTAAGCTTGGAGATATCAAAATAGTGGAGTGTAATTATTCTCAATATTCATCGAGATATGAGGCTTTCAAAGCAGGAGAAATTCATCCGGCCTTTAACCCGGAAATGTCCGGTGGAGCCTTAATGGATATTAATTTATATAATATTCATCTTGTTGTTGGTTTCTTTGGAAGTCCTAAGAAAGTGGAGTATTGGGCGAATATCGAAAGGGAGATTGATACATCAGGCATATTGCTGATGGATTATGGTAATTTCAAGTGTGTCTGTATAGGTTCCAAAGACAGTACAGCTCCCAATGCAATGAATATTCAAGGGAATAAAGGCTACATACACATGGCTAATTCAGCAAATAACATACAATGCTTTGATTATTCCCTCAATAAGCAAGCACCTATTCAAGTAGACCTCTCAGACCATTGGCATCGAATGTATGATGAATTTGTTGAATTTGAACGTATTATTAAAGAACGCGATTTGGAGAAAGTTACAAATATGTTAGAACATAGCGAGAAAGTCATGAATGTTCTCGAGCAGGCCAAACGATCGGCAAATCTTGTATTTAGCTCTAATAAATAA
- a CDS encoding MurR/RpiR family transcriptional regulator, producing the protein MKILMQLSEMHNFTPNEKSIASYILIHRESILHLNIQELAKVTYTSHSAVNRLTHKLGLSGFKEFIIKLAQEFQQTADIPNVDSNYPFSLEASSLQVAKDIAELMKETIEKNVSFMDDNLLSQTAQLLYQSERIFIYASGDSQIRAKSFQNKLIKINKYPIIATELSEWAHHTVNLTKHDCAIFLTYHGKSSSYMKAAQHFLNKNIPFITISSTSQNDLAKLSTIFIQVPNDEEKFAKIGTFSSQIAFEYVLNVIYSCIYKIDYMKNRRNSIDFLEQLHANDVLNDI; encoded by the coding sequence TTGAAAATACTAATGCAATTATCAGAAATGCATAACTTTACACCAAACGAGAAAAGCATTGCTTCTTATATTTTGATACATAGAGAAAGTATACTTCACTTAAATATTCAAGAACTTGCTAAAGTTACATATACCTCGCATTCAGCGGTGAATCGCTTAACACATAAACTCGGTCTAAGTGGCTTTAAAGAGTTCATTATAAAACTAGCCCAAGAATTCCAACAAACCGCGGATATTCCCAATGTGGATTCAAACTATCCGTTTAGTCTAGAGGCATCTTCACTTCAAGTGGCAAAAGATATTGCGGAATTAATGAAGGAAACGATCGAAAAAAATGTTTCGTTTATGGATGATAACTTGCTGTCACAAACGGCTCAACTGCTATATCAATCTGAAAGAATTTTTATATATGCTTCAGGGGATTCACAAATCCGAGCGAAAAGTTTTCAAAATAAGTTAATCAAAATTAACAAATATCCAATCATTGCTACTGAACTTTCTGAATGGGCTCATCATACTGTCAATCTTACGAAGCATGATTGTGCTATTTTCTTAACCTATCACGGAAAGTCATCTAGCTATATGAAAGCTGCTCAACATTTTTTAAACAAAAATATACCTTTTATAACGATTTCATCAACTAGTCAAAATGATTTAGCAAAACTTAGTACGATTTTTATACAGGTTCCTAATGATGAAGAGAAGTTCGCTAAGATCGGTACATTTTCTTCCCAAATTGCCTTTGAATATGTGTTAAATGTTATTTACTCCTGTATCTATAAAATCGACTATATGAAAAATAGGAGAAATTCAATAGACTTCTTGGAGCAGTTACACGCCAATGATGTGCTAAATGATATATAG
- a CDS encoding non-oxidative hydroxyarylic acid decarboxylases subunit B encodes MKVIVGMSGATGAIFGIRLLEILKNTEIETHLVMSSWASATIRVETPYTAKEVEKLADYTYSYKDLGAKISSGSFQVDGMIVAPCSMKTLASIRMGLADNLVTRAADVILKERKKLLLLTRETPLNDIHLENMLALSRMGTMIFPPMPAFYNHPENIDDLINHIVYRALDQFGIHLSDAKRWDGIQKVENKN; translated from the coding sequence ATGAAAGTAATTGTAGGGATGTCAGGAGCCACCGGAGCTATTTTTGGAATTCGCCTTTTGGAGATTCTTAAAAACACAGAGATAGAGACTCATTTAGTCATGTCTTCATGGGCATCCGCAACTATCCGAGTGGAAACGCCTTACACAGCGAAGGAAGTTGAAAAATTGGCTGATTATACTTATTCTTATAAAGATTTAGGAGCCAAAATTTCTAGCGGGTCTTTCCAAGTGGATGGGATGATTGTTGCTCCCTGTAGTATGAAAACATTAGCCTCTATTCGGATGGGGTTAGCAGATAATCTTGTAACACGTGCAGCTGATGTTATATTAAAAGAACGGAAAAAGCTGTTATTATTAACACGTGAAACTCCCCTTAATGATATCCATCTTGAAAACATGTTGGCGTTATCACGTATGGGAACAATGATTTTCCCTCCAATGCCTGCTTTTTATAATCATCCGGAAAATATTGATGATTTAATTAATCATATTGTATACAGAGCATTAGATCAGTTTGGTATTCATCTATCAGACGCAAAAAGATGGGATGGAATACAAAAAGTAGAGAATAAAAACTAG
- a CDS encoding DUF3231 family protein — protein MSSSQHPPITSAELATLWMTYQEKTMILRFLDYFLKYNENDQQLLQLHYDRAVKSLDFINTVFQAEGAAIPTGFTENDVNKEAPKLYDFMFDIMYFRLIAQIETGLFALYSNMSYREDIRQFFKRLTTEAQELYDQSTHLLMEAGVISRPPYVSMPKEVHFVKDINYMDGLKWIGEKRSLNTIEVSLIQHAIDTNLVGMQLMIGFAQVANEQKVRKYFVKGMELSKKIETELGDILRHSYIEPPATHAGKATTSTVAPFSDKLMMYTAGLLSTFGLGSNALGGAFSLRSDLPVKLLQLGKDIYNFAKEGGKIMIQQGWMEEPPQIEDRNQLTKG, from the coding sequence ATGAGCAGTTCACAACATCCACCCATTACATCAGCGGAGCTAGCAACGTTATGGATGACTTATCAGGAAAAAACGATGATCCTGAGGTTTTTAGACTATTTTCTTAAATACAATGAAAATGATCAGCAATTACTTCAACTTCATTATGACAGAGCAGTTAAAAGCTTAGATTTTATCAACACTGTTTTCCAAGCTGAAGGAGCAGCTATTCCTACTGGGTTTACTGAGAATGATGTAAATAAAGAAGCGCCTAAACTATATGATTTTATGTTTGATATTATGTATTTTCGATTGATAGCTCAAATCGAGACTGGTCTTTTTGCTCTTTATTCGAATATGTCCTATCGTGAAGATATACGACAGTTTTTTAAACGTCTAACTACAGAAGCTCAAGAGCTGTATGATCAGTCAACTCACTTGTTAATGGAAGCAGGTGTAATTTCTCGACCTCCATATGTTTCCATGCCAAAGGAGGTTCATTTTGTGAAAGATATAAACTATATGGATGGTCTGAAGTGGATAGGTGAAAAAAGATCTCTTAATACGATAGAAGTTTCCCTTATTCAACACGCTATTGATACGAACCTTGTAGGAATGCAATTAATGATCGGATTTGCTCAAGTAGCAAATGAGCAAAAGGTACGAAAATACTTTGTTAAAGGAATGGAATTATCAAAAAAAATTGAAACAGAGTTAGGCGATATATTACGACATAGTTATATTGAACCGCCTGCAACACATGCTGGAAAAGCAACAACTTCAACAGTTGCTCCTTTTTCTGATAAATTGATGATGTATACCGCTGGTTTGTTAAGCACATTTGGTCTCGGTAGCAATGCACTAGGAGGCGCATTTAGTTTGCGTAGTGATTTACCAGTAAAGCTGTTACAACTTGGAAAAGACATTTACAACTTTGCAAAAGAAGGCGGAAAAATTATGATTCAACAGGGCTGGATGGAAGAGCCTCCTCAGATTGAAGATCGAAATCAATTGACAAAAGGATAA
- a CDS encoding arginase family protein, with protein sequence MKKHKEAAKRKTLRLLMPQWQGGNNPPYVLGAHLLNWLAPKTNGPFEEVPIDLDSSLEIEQGIVAKSALLTQTRSAKSLIQKHSPDSIIILGGDCGVELAPFAYLNERYDGETALLWVDSHPDVSIPEDFPNHHAHVLANLLGVGDKEFVAEVPRPFKPEQVLFVGLNDMIEALNSKPLQDMNIDIATPDDIKEDSSKVLHWLDSRKPSKVIVHFDLDVLDLREFRSLLMANPATYEKMKEQVPTGSSIETIIRLLQDVAKAYDVVGLGITEHFPWDAYNLQNMLQRLPLLGDINKKDKAPYNWIF encoded by the coding sequence GTGAAAAAACATAAAGAGGCAGCAAAAAGGAAGACTCTTCGATTACTAATGCCACAATGGCAAGGTGGAAACAATCCTCCGTACGTACTTGGAGCTCATTTGTTAAACTGGCTTGCTCCTAAAACGAATGGACCATTTGAAGAAGTACCTATTGATTTAGATTCAAGCCTTGAAATAGAGCAAGGTATTGTTGCTAAGAGTGCCTTATTAACTCAAACACGTTCTGCCAAAAGTTTAATTCAAAAGCACAGTCCTGATAGTATTATCATTCTTGGTGGAGATTGTGGTGTAGAACTCGCTCCTTTTGCATACTTAAACGAGAGATATGATGGAGAAACTGCTCTGTTATGGGTGGATTCACACCCTGACGTTTCAATTCCTGAGGATTTTCCAAACCACCATGCTCATGTACTTGCTAATTTGTTGGGTGTCGGGGATAAGGAATTTGTTGCAGAAGTCCCACGTCCATTTAAACCAGAACAGGTATTATTTGTAGGGTTGAACGATATGATAGAGGCACTTAACTCTAAACCGTTACAAGATATGAATATAGATATTGCCACTCCAGATGATATTAAAGAAGACAGTTCAAAGGTACTTCACTGGCTGGATTCACGCAAACCTTCTAAGGTTATCGTTCACTTTGACTTAGATGTTCTCGATTTAAGAGAATTTCGCTCCCTTTTAATGGCCAATCCAGCTACTTATGAAAAAATGAAAGAACAAGTTCCAACAGGTTCTAGTATAGAGACGATTATACGCTTACTTCAAGATGTAGCAAAAGCTTATGATGTTGTAGGACTAGGAATTACAGAACATTTTCCATGGGATGCTTATAACTTACAAAACATGTTGCAGCGACTTCCTTTACTAGGAGATATTAATAAAAAGGATAAAGCTCCTTATAACTGGATTTTCTAA
- a CDS encoding non-oxidative hydroxyarylic acid decarboxylases subunit C, translating to MAYRDLREFLDLLESENQLVRIKEEVMPEPDLSAIGRSAPDVENAPAVLVENIKGYKTPVVLNVHGSWQNHALMLNMPKDTPVKEQFFELEKIWDRYPIKPVWVDKKEAPVKEVVIEDDINLFDVLPLFRINEFDAGFYLSKALIVSKDPNKPESYDEQNAGTYRIQVKGKDKVGIQPLPFHDIAVHLNHAEEKNEPLPIAICLGNDPVLSFMASTPIEYAQSEYDFAGALKGEPIELTKSENGNLDIPARSEIVLEGYIMPREREIEGPFGEFPGSYSGARLQPVVKITKITHRQNPVFENLYLGMPWTEIDYLMALNTSLPLYKQLKRDFPEVEAVNAMYTHGIGTIVSTKSRFGGYGKAVAMRLLSTPHGMPYTKIVIIVDEFVDPFNLEQVMWALTTRVRPDKDVFKVPYAPGMPLDPSSEPAGMHTKLIIDATTPVAPDFARDTELLGVPEKANEWLETIRNLVKEGGNK from the coding sequence ATGGCTTACAGAGATTTAAGAGAATTCTTAGATTTACTCGAATCAGAAAACCAATTAGTTCGTATTAAAGAAGAAGTTATGCCTGAACCAGATTTAAGTGCGATTGGACGTTCTGCTCCAGACGTAGAGAATGCACCGGCCGTTCTTGTAGAAAACATAAAAGGTTATAAAACACCTGTTGTTTTAAATGTTCATGGTTCGTGGCAAAATCATGCTTTAATGCTTAACATGCCGAAGGATACACCGGTTAAAGAACAATTTTTTGAATTAGAAAAAATCTGGGATCGGTATCCGATTAAGCCAGTTTGGGTTGATAAGAAAGAGGCACCAGTAAAAGAAGTTGTAATTGAAGACGATATTAATCTATTTGATGTTTTACCTTTGTTCCGTATCAATGAATTTGACGCTGGGTTCTATCTTTCAAAAGCTTTAATTGTAAGTAAAGATCCTAATAAACCAGAGAGTTATGACGAACAAAATGCTGGTACTTATCGTATCCAAGTGAAAGGTAAAGATAAAGTAGGTATTCAACCTCTTCCATTCCACGATATTGCTGTTCATCTAAACCATGCTGAAGAAAAAAATGAACCCCTCCCAATTGCTATTTGCTTAGGGAACGATCCCGTATTAAGCTTTATGGCTAGTACACCAATTGAATATGCTCAATCTGAATATGACTTTGCTGGAGCTTTAAAAGGTGAGCCCATTGAATTAACAAAAAGTGAGAATGGAAATTTAGATATCCCAGCACGTAGTGAAATTGTGTTAGAAGGTTATATCATGCCTCGTGAAAGAGAAATTGAAGGACCTTTTGGTGAGTTTCCAGGAAGTTATTCAGGTGCTCGCTTACAACCAGTGGTGAAAATCACTAAAATCACTCATCGCCAAAATCCTGTCTTCGAAAATCTATACTTAGGTATGCCGTGGACTGAAATTGACTACTTAATGGCATTAAATACAAGCTTACCACTATATAAACAATTAAAACGAGACTTCCCAGAAGTTGAAGCTGTAAATGCAATGTATACCCACGGTATTGGAACGATCGTTTCTACAAAATCTCGTTTCGGTGGATATGGTAAGGCAGTGGCTATGAGGTTATTATCTACTCCTCATGGAATGCCTTATACAAAAATTGTCATCATTGTTGATGAATTTGTTGATCCGTTTAATCTAGAACAAGTGATGTGGGCTTTAACAACTCGTGTTCGTCCAGACAAAGATGTTTTTAAAGTTCCATATGCACCTGGTATGCCATTAGATCCATCTTCCGAGCCTGCTGGTATGCATACGAAGCTAATCATTGATGCTACGACTCCAGTTGCGCCTGACTTTGCTCGAGACACTGAGCTATTAGGAGTTCCAGAAAAAGCAAATGAATGGTTAGAAACGATTCGAAACTTAGTTAAAGAAGGAGGAAATAAATAA
- a CDS encoding Gfo/Idh/MocA family oxidoreductase has protein sequence MLTIGYIGNGKSTNRYHLPFSLNRDYLKVKTIYARNLDKKEWERVPDVLYTDDITTLMNDDEIGLIVVCTHTESHYHFAKMALDHGKHVLVEKPFMLTKDEAVSIFQYANEKNLVIQCYQNRRYDSDFLTTKKVIQSGKLGDLLEVEMNYDYYRPHTPNATDHFSKYNSFLYGHGVHTIDQALSYFGTPESIHYDVRQLLGAGRMNDYFDVDFYYSSLKVSIKSSFFRLKGRPSFVVYGKKGVFVKETEDRQEEHLKLFYHPKGHDNFGVDSPSHYGILTYLDDNDSYHEEKVVSEKGDYARVYDDIYQAIVHGKEKVVKDEETIAVMEILEKGIEGCS, from the coding sequence ATGCTAACCATAGGATACATTGGAAATGGTAAAAGTACAAACCGTTATCATCTTCCTTTTTCATTAAATAGAGATTATTTGAAAGTGAAAACGATATATGCTCGTAACCTAGACAAAAAAGAGTGGGAGAGAGTTCCTGATGTTCTGTACACAGATGATATCACTACATTAATGAATGATGATGAGATTGGATTAATTGTTGTGTGTACACATACCGAGTCCCATTATCATTTCGCAAAAATGGCGCTTGATCATGGGAAACATGTGCTTGTTGAGAAACCTTTCATGTTAACGAAAGACGAAGCAGTATCCATCTTCCAATATGCTAATGAGAAAAATCTCGTGATTCAATGCTATCAGAATAGACGATATGACTCAGATTTTCTTACAACAAAAAAAGTTATCCAGTCTGGTAAACTTGGAGATTTGCTAGAGGTGGAAATGAATTATGATTATTACCGACCACACACACCGAATGCTACTGACCATTTTTCGAAATATAACAGCTTTTTATATGGACATGGCGTTCATACGATCGACCAAGCTTTATCCTATTTTGGGACACCAGAAAGCATTCATTACGATGTTCGTCAATTGTTGGGGGCTGGAAGAATGAATGATTACTTTGACGTAGACTTTTATTATTCTTCACTCAAAGTATCGATTAAATCAAGCTTTTTCCGTTTAAAAGGGCGTCCAAGTTTTGTTGTATACGGGAAAAAGGGTGTGTTCGTGAAGGAAACGGAAGATCGTCAGGAAGAACATCTTAAATTATTTTATCATCCAAAAGGCCATGACAATTTTGGGGTTGATTCTCCTTCTCATTATGGCATTCTAACGTACTTAGATGATAACGACAGCTACCATGAGGAGAAAGTAGTCTCTGAAAAAGGTGATTATGCTCGAGTGTATGATGATATTTATCAGGCAATCGTACATGGTAAAGAAAAAGTTGTGAAAGACGAAGAAACAATAGCGGTTATGGAGATACTTGAAAAAGGCATAGAGGGGTGCAGCTGA
- a CDS encoding response regulator transcription factor, producing MSIRGQSILIVEDDPNILEIIKHYLVFHGYDVWGAQSGEEARKMFLEIDPCFVILDLMLPGESGESICRWIRKDMQSNVPLIMVTAKAAEDERIRGLQMGADDYVVKPFSAKELVARVETVLRRTENRCNKITYQGITLKPNKFEVKVNTEVIDLTHHEFQLLYYLMRNPDQILSREQILNELYSTQEKFVSYRTVDVHISKIREKLGAEKGNLIETVRGVGYRFVAY from the coding sequence ATGAGTATAAGAGGACAATCAATTTTAATTGTTGAAGATGACCCTAACATTCTAGAGATTATTAAACATTATCTAGTTTTTCATGGATATGATGTTTGGGGAGCCCAAAGTGGTGAAGAAGCAAGGAAAATGTTTTTAGAAATCGATCCCTGTTTTGTAATTCTAGATTTAATGTTGCCAGGGGAAAGTGGAGAGTCTATTTGTAGGTGGATTCGTAAGGATATGCAAAGTAACGTCCCGTTAATTATGGTGACAGCAAAAGCAGCAGAAGATGAGAGAATTCGGGGGTTACAGATGGGTGCGGATGATTACGTTGTGAAGCCATTTAGTGCCAAAGAGTTAGTCGCAAGAGTTGAAACAGTGCTCCGACGCACAGAGAATCGATGTAATAAGATTACCTATCAAGGAATCACGTTAAAACCGAATAAATTTGAAGTCAAAGTCAACACAGAGGTTATCGATTTAACTCATCATGAATTTCAACTCCTCTATTATCTCATGAGAAATCCGGATCAAATCCTTTCGCGTGAACAAATTTTAAATGAGCTGTATTCCACACAGGAGAAATTTGTGAGCTATCGAACGGTTGATGTTCATATTAGCAAAATCCGGGAGAAGCTTGGAGCGGAGAAGGGGAACTTGATTGAAACAGTGAGAGGAGTTGGATACAGGTTTGTGGCTTATTAA
- a CDS encoding LysR family transcriptional regulator: MDIRQLRYFIAIAEQGTISKAAEHLHMAQPPLSRQLKLMEEELGVILFDRNKKKKVTLTPQGELFLQKAKRLLHGMEEAILEVKEFSEEISGTLSVGSTIYCAPILLSTLNKFRQQYSHITFNIWEGNSTHLMNLLKNRQIDIAITGGPFSQKDVEMKKLDTDPCVLIVPTDYKLDEKTITIQEISEIPLLLLRPTEGTGLFDQIIHAFQQLDLTPNILCECHDSAMLLNLVEMGFGATILPLSMVSKRLNKEYNIISIQDNPWISEPALVWRANSYLSASAREFLQLF, from the coding sequence ATGGACATTCGACAATTACGTTATTTTATAGCTATTGCAGAACAAGGGACAATTTCTAAAGCAGCGGAACATCTCCATATGGCTCAACCACCCCTTAGCCGGCAATTAAAATTGATGGAAGAAGAATTGGGTGTCATTTTATTCGATCGAAATAAAAAGAAAAAAGTGACTCTTACTCCTCAAGGAGAACTATTCCTCCAAAAAGCAAAGCGTTTACTACATGGAATGGAAGAGGCAATTTTAGAAGTTAAGGAATTCAGTGAAGAAATAAGTGGCACCCTTTCAGTAGGATCTACAATTTATTGTGCACCTATTTTACTTTCTACCTTAAATAAGTTTCGTCAGCAATATTCACATATCACTTTTAATATTTGGGAAGGTAACTCTACCCATTTAATGAATTTACTAAAGAACAGACAGATTGATATTGCTATTACAGGTGGGCCGTTTTCCCAAAAAGATGTTGAGATGAAGAAATTGGACACTGATCCATGTGTATTAATTGTACCTACTGATTATAAGTTAGACGAAAAAACGATAACCATACAGGAGATCTCTGAGATTCCTCTCCTATTATTAAGACCTACAGAAGGAACTGGATTATTTGATCAAATTATTCACGCATTTCAACAATTAGATTTAACTCCAAATATCTTATGTGAGTGTCATGACTCTGCTATGTTGTTAAATTTAGTAGAAATGGGATTTGGAGCAACGATATTGCCATTATCTATGGTAAGTAAAAGATTAAATAAGGAATATAACATTATCTCAATTCAAGATAATCCATGGATATCAGAGCCTGCGTTAGTTTGGAGAGCCAATAGTTACTTGTCAGCTTCAGCAAGGGAATTTTTGCAATTATTTTAA